GCCATTCCTCGCACCTCCAGTTCGGCGCGTCGCCCGGATCGGAGCCGCCATCGCCGGCAGAATCCCCTCCGCGCCGCGTACCCGAGCAGCTGCAGCACCCGCACCCGCACCACGCCGCGTACGGGTACGAGTACGACTACGCGACGCAGCCTGCGTACGCGTACCCGCCGACGCCGGCGGGCTCGCTGCAGTTCTACTACGCTCGCAGCCGCCCGCCCCCCGCGTCCGTCGCCGTCACGCAGCGCGTTCCGGGGCCGCCAGAGCGCGTAGTGCGCTTCGGCTCGTTCGACGCAGCGGGCGGCTACCCGCAGCAGTACGCCTACAGCGCCCAGCGGGCCCCGATCCCGCCTCCCGCTCCGGCCGCGCTGCAGCGGGCGGCTCCGCCTGCGCCGCCGAAGGCGAGCTCGTGGGACTTCCTCAACGTGTTCGAGAACTACGACTCGTACGAATACGACACGTACTACTACGACTCCGCCACGGCAGCTACTGCGGCCGCGGCGCCTTACACGCCGAGCCGGAGCTCGCGGGAGGTGCGCGAGGAGGAGGGCATCCCGGACctcgaagatgacgacgacgaagacagCGTGGTCGTGAACGAGGTGGCCGGGCAGTACTCAGCACCTGGGAGCGGCGGAGCCCGCAGCCGGCGCAGCTCGCTCGGCGGTGTCAGTGCCACCGCCGAGCTCGACCAGGCGGAGAATATTATCGACGTCATCGGTGAGTTACGGCGAAGGCCAACCGCACATGGTAATGTGTCGGTGCACGCTCCACCACCTCCCACGCGGAGGGCCGTCGACAAGGAGAATGTAGCTTGTGAAATCAAGGCACAGCTTGTCCGCACGGCCGAGGCGGCTAGGCAGCTCGCGCCAATGCTCGAAGTCGGGAGGCCAAGCTACCAAGGCCGCAGTGAGCTACTCCGTACATCTTATCTACTTCATGCCCAATTCGACTCGGATTGTCAGTAACTTGTGCACTTGATGCTTAATTCTTTGTTCAGCTTCCTCAAAGATGATGTCGGCTATCTCCGTGGCTCATTTGGGGTGCAAAGACATGGACGCCGTGGACGTCGGAGTGGTAGCGATGGTGGACTCGCAGAGCCTATCCTCGGCACTTGAGAAACTCTATTTCTGGGAGAGGAAGCTGTATGCTGAGGTCAAGGTATGGTCACCATCTTCTGATAAAGAGCTGTCCTTGTTTTTAAACTTATATTACAGTAGAACTGATCTATGAACTGGAGTCTGGAGCTATGATATTGTTGGTTTATGGAAATGTTCAATGGAAATTAAATGATAATGTTGTATGGTATACTGCAATCATGTCACTTCAATGTGTGTTGTTAGTTTTATGTTAGTCAGAATCCACATTAAACTATGCCTTAGTCTTAAACCATGATTAACCTCTACTAAACTAATTAATGGCGCTGGCCACCAACAGTACTTTGCTAAGCGAAGGTTAATGTTATTTTGACTTTTGCATATATGCAGCAAAATCCTTAACTTCATGCTTTTAAGAAAGGCAGACTGCTAAGTCTATGATTTGCAACCTAATATGTTTCTGACTAGTATTAACTGATTAGTTTTACTAACACAGTCGTTTGCTAGCAGTATTTTTTGTGTATAGTTCAGGTCATGGTCATGTTAACGAAGGGTCCAGTTAGAATAATACCCACCACGGAAAGTGGCTTTCTAGAAGCCCAACGGTCAGATTTGTAAGAACATGTCCCGTTAACCTTCTAAAATATTCTTCTGATCTGTATTAATGGAGAGTTATTGGGCCAACTAGTGGAACCTGGGAGAACAAGTGGATATATTTTGAGAAGCCATTTGCTTTCAGTTTTACATGTCACAGTAAATAGAACCGGTTCATTCAAAAACAGTAAATAGAACTATCTTTTGTTTATTTGAAACTGCAACCATCTTCTTGATTTGGACATGCCACATTATGAATTTATTTTGTATCATTGATTTTGATAATGTTATAGTTCAATAGATTATGTCCATACAGATTTTCAGTTTTTCACACTTACTCTCTTGTTTTTATAATAATGTTTTCTTTATCTCGGCTGATGTATTTCTCATGCAGGCCGAGGAGAAAATGCGCCTACTTATTTCCAAGAACTCCAAGCGACTGAAATTATTAGATCAAAAGGGTGCAGAGCCTCAAAAGATTGATGCAACTCGAAATTTGCTGAGAAAGCTTTCAACAAAGATAAGGATAGCTGTGCGCGTTATTGCCAAGATTTCAAGAAAAATAAACAAATTAAGGGATGAGGAATTGTGGCCGCAAGTTAACGCTTTGATCCAAGGGTATGCCCCTCTTTTAGCTCAAGGAGAGTGCTTATCTGTTGTTACTGTCCATGCTATTATTGCTGTTGTTGTATTACTACTATTCTTACTCTTAATATTACTATTACTACaacttttgtgtgtgtgtgtccgggggggggggggggtcctaaTCAGTGTCGGACAGACATACTGAATTGAATCTTTTATGCAATTGATAGTGAGTTGATGTATGCATTCGTGCAAACTGAATGGATTGAGAGGCAACCATAAACCTGGATTTGTAGGATTGTCTTGTCTGAGAGTTTTTGTATACCTAGTTGCAGGCTATATGTCAGATCATGTTAAGTGGTCTAGAATAAATTGAAAGATTTACTTGCTTTCTCCCTTTGGTTGCACCCTCTTTTGTATTGCTGGCCCCTACCTGAACAAATTATTGGCTATTTCCAGGTTTGTATTAATGTGGCAAGATAAATTGGACTCTTACCATAGACAGTGTCAAGTGATATCAGAAGCCAAAAACTGTACCTCGGTTCTGTCAGGTGAAAATGGGCAGGATTTGGTGTTGGAGCTTGAGGTAGAGCTGATCAAATGGATCATCAGTTTTTCCTCTTGGGTGAATTCACaaaggaactttgtaaaggcactGAATGGATGGCTAGCACTCTGTCTTAACTACGAGCCTGAGGATAATACTGCTGGAGTTCCATCTTATTCACCGGGAAGCATGGGTGCTCCATTGGTTTTTGTTACCTGCAACAAATGGTCCCAAGCCATGGATCAGATTTCTGAGAAGGATGTGGTTAACGCCATGCAAGCTCTTGTGTCTAGCGTGCGGCACCTGTGGGAACAGGAGCATCTTGAGCAAAGCGAACAAATAATCTCAATCCGAGAAAGGGAAAAATGGATCAAATTTTTGGAGAGGAAGACCCAGGATATTAGTAAGGAGGCTGATGAACTAAACAAGAAGCTGGCATTAATACCAAGTCGGCATAGACTGCATGTGCCTCGGATCGTACAATTGTACGAGGCGCATTGTGTTGAGGCAAGTAGCTTGCACATAAATCTGAGGCTGGTTCTTGAAGCCTTAGAGAACTTTGCTGCCAATTCGCTGCAAGCTTTCCTGGGTGTGTCAAAAAGTGCTGAAGGGACAAGGCTGCCTAGGGATAATGTGAGGAGAGAGCGCCGTAGTTCGAATAGAGGTTCAAACTACAAAACCAGCTCCTAAGATGCAGAGCTGGTAGCATGAGTCGCTCAGGTGTGGTGGCTTGCTGTGCAGATGAAAAGGCCACGGTCTTGTGCCACAGGCAAAACAACTTGAATGGGGGGTTTGAGCCGTTGAAAATCTGGCATTCATGAAGTTTTGGTTTAATGGTACAATTTATTTCGGGGGGGAGGGGGGTTTAAAAAACTATCAAGGCTGGTTGGTGACCAGAGAAATAGAGCAGATCCATAAGATGAAACCCTAATAGTAAGGGGTTTCATCCCTATGGTCTATGGATGCCCTTCATTTTTCTGGTCACTAAACCAGTGCTTAGACAGAACATTTTGCCCAGTGGCAGTGTTGAGGTGCCTAACGTGCGTTGTTTGCCTTGGTTCATGGACGTGTATATATAATGCACCCCTTTGTTGAATAACCACAAGGTTATACCGTTGCGAAGACTTAGTAGAGATATGTCGTGCAGGCTCGGAACCATCCCTAGATGCTGCTATCGCTTCTACGTTCCAGGCCACACGAGTCCTCCCAAAAAAAGCAGTTGCATTTTGGTGACAATGTatgtgttgacgccttttcggagcgtcaaacactcaacaagaaccgtggcggtgctctctgatcaggcgcggacggtccgcggcacagggccggacggtccgcgacctggcgcaggggcaaaggttccctgcctgacggccggacggtccgcgcgtgcgcagggggcggcgaaggtcgccggtggcgcctggatctcgctcccgggagggaccccgtcggggaggagagatcctaggtggtgtctaggctcgagcagaccgacctagactcctctaatcgacgtggagtcgaagagagacggagaatttggggattggaaggctaaactagagctaaactagaactagactagaactactcctaatgcgtaAAGTAAATacgagtaatagacttgatttgatcgattgttgggggttcaatcggccgtagcccttcatctatataaaggggaggtctggatccgcttcaaactgatttccgagttaatcccgtggttttagataaccaatcccgcgagaaactaggaaccctaactgattctgcgcacgcgcggaccgtccgcgccaccaccgcggacagtctggaccgcggaccgtccggcctcagggccggaccgtccgcgagacacatttggtgtccaacatatgccccctgccttttggtgaaggttgacgaaccaaaagcatatgaactaaacctgatgtaagtcaccggcttttcaataTTAAGATCATTtaataaagcaccaatgtataaaggccgtttcagattttatctttctcggccatgaccgtttgatcactgaatcaaaaggaatagaatggaggtgcctccagtatggatagacaaagggactatacatgtaccatggattcagcatcgtaccattccatgtttgaacaggataatataccgacgatgagtaaacgagtggaaagtaccctggtctcataggataaataggcgatgcttgttgtgtcgcctttcgggtcGTTTCGTTTACCCGTTtcgttttagcaggtgaccgaggtttcttcgttgaccgatcaCGCAGAACGGTCTTCTCGCTAGTattcttggagagcaactgatcaacattagagtcagctttgatcagccgaccatTTGTGCTTTGCCGTTGTGTCTCCTTCCCTTTTAAGATTTTGTGTGGAGGCTGACGTCTTTGGGCATAGGCGGATTGTCCGGCAGAGGTAGCCGAACTGTCTGTCTGAGCACCGGACCATCCGCACGTAGGTGCCATACCGTCTGTTGTGTTCAGGCCAGGCTGTCGTGCTTGGCTCATTGattgtgcctgccccccggtgcctccggactttttagccttatcGTCCGAAGCCTTttgagcaatctccttttgtgatatattcgACGTGCGAGGACTACCAATGATGATGTTTTTGCTTTTGCTTTTGCCTTTATCGACCATTTTGGGCCGAACTAAGATCTTTTTGCATGCgatatctattgtattaacaggaaatggttgtgtgtccacttgcatctcctgaaaagctaACCGGccttcatttatggccgattgtacctgtcgacgaaaaacattacagtcattggtggcatgagaaaaagaattatgccacttacaataagcacgtctctttaattcatctataggagggatagtatgagttaatttaatgttgccatttttaagtaactcatcaaatatcttatcacatttggcaacattaaaggtaaatttaatctcttcttgccgattcttttgaaccggttgtaaggaagaacatgctgaagatttggcctttgttggccaaataaactcagcggtatatacatctgcaGATTCATCATCTGAATTATCACGCTCTATCAGATGTATAGTACGAGcggccgattttgatgtctctttaaatcggctttcacaggctaaagcccgctaatgtagctgggctatcgaaaagaactgggtcccatctaatttgtctcttaagtaggatagcaacccattaaaagctaaccctgctagctctttgtctgcgacatggatccgaaagcatcggtttctagtgtcccggaacctccggatatagtcattaaccgattcttcacgTCCTTggcggactgaagctaagtcagctagccctaattcatattccccggtAAAGAAATGTCCATGAAATTTACTTTCTAACTCATTctaggaattaatggaattaggaggcagggcggcgtaccatgcaaaagcggtaccagtaagggataaagaaaataaccgaacacgaaatgcttctccatcggccaattcgcctaggtgtgctaggaactggcctatgtgttcgtgtgtgcttctcccattctcaccagaaaacttagaaaattctggtatccttgccccttgtggatatgggacagtgtcaaaccggtgattatacggcttttggtatgattgcccTACTCTGGCTATACTAACTCTgaacttatctcgaaatagttcagtcatctcttccctaattttttccattgcacctggtggcagaccaccggatcctgggctatggggctcatttggtcgggtattagtataccgaccttcttgtcgtgaccgatcgatagtgttgatcggtCTGTGGTTGTATGATACgttatggtttaaatatgtagagggcgaaacatactgctgctgtggtgtgtaataatttggtgcatggCGTGCAACAACAGGTTCTGCGTATGCGTATCCAGTTTGTCCGGTGGTAAGTCCGAACTGACCGGTTGCGTTCGCCATTATCGGGACGCCATGTGGTAGTCCTGGTGCGGGCCCGGACTGTCCGGCAgggaaagccggacggtccgcgtaagggtcggacggtccaggcaggagctcggacggtccgaccgcgtccagggtcgccgatctgccaagcagggacggcggtggtggtacttgccctgtatatgagttcatcggcataccatataatggctggggctgcaaatccctatttgttgccgatgtattagacatagatatcctgttactagtctcatatgatggaaaactaggagcaacagacttctccaacgtacgcgttaattttctaattgactctTCTAACCCTACAATCTATTGTTTCATTTGATCCTGTTGCTGATCTACATAATATTTAATAGATTGGATATCGTCaggtttacttacgttggggacttgaagcgaagataggAGAGATGCAACatcggtctctccatgtttgataaccttctggtggcgatccaccgtgtactgcgacaagaatttctccttcgcttggcgcatgtagtcctcgtattgctgttgctcatcgGCTGTTAGATTTTCGACAGCCGTCTTCAGGATATTATCtggggagatatcggtgtgatctttagaaccggccatttgagagcctgatttttagtagatctaaacacctgtccccagcggagtcgccaaaaagtatgttgacgccttttcggagcgccaaacactcaacaagaaccgtggcggtgctctctgatcaggcgcggacggtccacggcacagggccggacggtccgcgacctggcgcaggggcaaaggttccctgcctgacggccggacggtccgcgccctagggccggacagtccgcgcgtgcgcagggggcggcgaacatcgccggcggcgcctggatctcgctcccgggagggaccccgtcggggaggagagatcctaggtggtgtctaggctcgggcagaccgacctagactcctctaatcgacgtggagtcgaagagaggcggagaatttggggattggaaggctaaactagggctaaactagaactagactagaactactcctaatgcgtaAAGTAAATacgagtaatagacttgatttgatcgattgttgggggttcaatcggccgtagcccttcatctatataaagagggaggtctggatccgcttcaaactgatttccgagttaatcccgtggttttaggtaaccaatcccgcgagaaactaggaaccctaactgattctgcgcacgcgcggaccgtccgcgccaccaccgcgaacAGTCCGCGAGACACATTTGGTGTCCAACAGTATGTAAAGTGACTGAATGTAAAATCAGTCAAATGTGCATTCCTGAACGATCTTTGCCAAACGAAGTTGTACATATGGTGTATTTGCAATCATCTTACTTTGCAGAAGCCTTGTAGGCCGGTATCTATTAAGCTATTCTGTCTCCAACAGAGTGCAAATTTTTTTATTTCTTGCAAATTACTCCATAAATTATTAGACGTTTTGGTATTTTTCTTTACTTTTGCTGCGCAGTTTGACAGCAAAGAGAACCATATAGGTGAACTGGAAAAAGATAGATGGCAATGGATACTAGAAATCCGAATAACCGACGGGTTTTACTCGGTATTAAGACGGGTATAAAATGATTTCTTTATTTGCTGGTATGTTAATCAGTAAGAATCTCTACCCATCGGATAGACAGATATAAATATGGGTGGACACTACTCGTACCCATATACCTATGGGTAAAACCAGTGATGGACCTAGTGTTTGGTCATAGCCTATGCAAATCTCATTGAGCTAATTAAACTGTGAAGTTTGGAGCATGTTCTGCAATAGAAATCTATGGACACGGCGGCATCAGAGCCCAGGCAGGCGCCTAGGGTCGCCAGGCCCTAGGTTCACCACTGGTTATAACATACCTGGATCATACCATTGTTACCATATAATGAAACCCATCTTAGCTAAAAAATCCTTCTCCGGCTATTGTTTGTTTAGCTATCAAGTTAAATAATATGGTTTGTTATATTTTAAATTGGACTTGTTTTTATGTCTATTTGATGCTTTGAGTGATTAGATTATTAGAATTTAAGACCTTTCTACGGATATGGGTTGTTAAATTATCcatgtgtaatacccaaatttataAAACCATATGATAAGGGAATATTTCCTTGGATATTTTGTCCCTATTTAATAAAGCATGTGAATACCACATTTAAAAACAAATTATTAATAAAAGACGTGCCACAaaaaaattatgcatcatgttgagttttatttgattgtgcatttatggATAATAAAATAAGTGTATCATCAACAATATGTTAATGGACCCATGGAATTTAACCTCTAATTTGAAAAAAAACAAAACCATGAAAATGGAGAAGGAAAGAAAGAAATACCATATAATACAGAATAAATTTATAAACATATAACTTCATCACAATTTGGTATAATCAAGGGGAACATTTAGACCGAGTACAAACGTGCCACGAAGTTGGATTTAAATTGAGGTTTTGAATTTAGAATTCAAAATAAATAAAGaacaaaacagaaaataaaaagaataaaagaaaaggggaaaACCCTGGCGTCTGGGCCCAATTCTGTCTTCGGCCCACCTAGCTCCACCTCGCGCCAGCCCAATTCCTacacccgcgcccgcgctgccatgTGGTCCCACCAGTCAACCTCACACACGCGCACTTAACTCGGCCCAACGGCTCCTTTACACTCGCGTGGCCCAAGCCTGTCAGCCGGATACTGCGCGTGTCTCTTCACTAGTCAGCGGGTCCCGCGCGTCAGGCTTTCGTTCTCCCCTGTCCGCACGCATCAGCTCAACGGAATCACGCCAATCGCGCGAGTCAACCGGGAGTTAGTTGACGGTAATCCAGGGGGCAACCGAAGCATAAAGGCTCGCCGGGCGTTGTCGACGGCCGTCAGTACGCCAAGTCCCTGCCAAAGTCACACCGCTGCCACGGATTCGCTTCCGCCGTGCGCTGGCGTCGTCGCAAACCGGGGATTGCCGCCGCACTCTACTTCCGAGTTCACGCCCGACCGATGCTCGGGGATGGGTCTCGGAGGTCCGCCGGCGTTCATGGTGCTCGCCCGTGCTTTTCCTCGGATGCGCGTGTCACTGGGGTCCTGAGAATTCCTCGCCGGAGCGCAGGGTGT
This portion of the Zea mays cultivar B73 chromosome 2, Zm-B73-REFERENCE-NAM-5.0, whole genome shotgun sequence genome encodes:
- the LOC100381838 gene encoding uncharacterized LOC100381838, producing the protein MLEVGRPSYQGRTSSKMMSAISVAHLGCKDMDAVDVGVVAMVDSQSLSSALEKLYFWERKLYAEVKAEEKMRLLISKNSKRLKLLDQKGAEPQKIDATRNLLRKLSTKIRIAVRVIAKISRKINKLRDEELWPQVNALIQGFVLMWQDKLDSYHRQCQVISEAKNCTSVLSGENGQDLVLELEVELIKWIISFSSWVNSQRNFVKALNGWLALCLNYEPEDNTAGVPSYSPGSMGAPLVFVTCNKWSQAMDQISEKDVVNAMQALVSSVRHLWEQEHLEQSEQIISIREREKWIKFLERKTQDISKEADELNKKLALIPSRHRLHVPRIVQLYEAHCVEASSLHINLRLVLEALENFAANSLQAFLGVSKSAEGTRLPRDNVRRERRSSNRGSNYKTSS